Proteins encoded in a region of the Scyliorhinus canicula chromosome 2, sScyCan1.1, whole genome shotgun sequence genome:
- the LOC119959684 gene encoding centrin-1-like: MASSFRKRVIESSCSKNPGQDLILTEGQKQEIQEAFDLFDTDGSGTNYVMKIKVVMRALGFEPKNNEIRKMISDIVKAASGSIDFNDFLAIMTQKMSEKDSKKGILKAFWLFDDDGADKISFNNLVKELSEI; encoded by the coding sequence ATGGCATCAAGCTTCAGGAAAAGGGTCATTGAATCATCATGCTCAAAAAATCCAGGCCAAGACCTGATCCTAACAGAGGGACAAAAGCAAGAAATCCAGGAGGCTTTTGATTTGTTTGACACTGATGGTTCTGGTACTAATTACGTAATGAAAATTAAGGTTGTCATGCGTGCATTGGGGTTTGAACCTAAAAATAACGAAATAAGAAAGATGATTTCAGACATTGTCAAGGCAGCATCTGGTAGCATCGATTTCAATGACTTCCTAGCTATAATGACTCAGAAAATGAGTGAGAAAGACTCCAAGAAAGGAATTTTGAAAGCCTTTTGGTTGTTTGACGATGATGGCGCTGACAAGATATCATTCAACAACCTTGTTAAAGAGCTGAGTGAAATCTAA